The sequence TTCGCGGATTGTTAGCTTGTCTGCTAAATCCGGATGGTTGCGAAGACGTTCTGCAAGGTCTCTATCCAATTCGATAACGGTAAATTTATCGACAAGCTTACCCACAGGCTCAGTAATAGCGCCTAGACCAGGGCCGATCTCTACTAGGTTTTGACCTGGTAGTGGGTTAATGCTCGATACGATGCCATCAATAATGTATGGATCGTTAAGGAAGTTTTGACCAAAACGTTTACGCGCTTTGTGTCCTAAGTGGACATCATTTCTCATTGCTTTTTCTCTACTAATTCAATGGCGTGCGTGAGCGCTGTTCTAAAGCTCCCTGTATCGGCTTGGCCTTTCCCTGCCAAGTCTAAGGCGGTACCGTGGTCGACTGATGTGCGAATAAACGGCAAGCCAAGCGTGATGTTCACTGAGCGACCAAACCCTTTGTATTTCAATACCGGGAGTACTTGGTCGTGATACATACCTAAAACAGCATCTGCATCTTGCAAATATTTTTCATTAAAGATGGTATCTGCTGGCAATGGACCAACTAAATTGATGCCATCTTTTTGGCGAATTTTTTCTAGCGTAGGGGTGATAGTTTCAATCTCTTCACGACCCAAACAACCATCTTCACCTGCATGTGGGTTCAAGCCACATACGTAGATAGTTGGTTTCTCAATAGCAAACTTTTCAACCAAGTCTTTATTCAGAATCGCAATAATTTGCTCTAATCTGTCTTCGGTTACGGCTTGAGATACATAAGCTAGTGGGATATGTGTTGTTACTAGCGCAACACGCAGCCCTTCAGTTGCCAACATCATCACCACGAGCGGTGTATTGGACTTCTCTGCAAAGAACTCGGTATGGCCGCTAAAAGCAACGCCAGCTCGGTTAATTACACCCTTGTGAACGGGGCCGGTGACAATAGCATCAAATTCATCATTCATACAGCCAATTGCTGCGGTTTCTAAAGTATTTAATACGTAATGACCGTTAGCCTCGTTGAGTTGGCCAGCAATAGCCGTTTCAGCGAGTGGAACATGTTTCACAACCAGTGTGCCTGAGCGTTGTGGTTGTTTAGCTGCATCTGCGTCGTAGTCCAGTAGTTCTACGTCTATACCTAGGATTTTCGCGCGTTCGGCTAGCAGTGTTTTATCGGCACAAACCACGAGTTGATGAGGCCAACTCTCTTGAGATAACGCCAGAGTTAAGTCTGGTCCTATCCCTGCTGGTTCACCCGCGGTAATGACAATACGTTTAGTTGTCATCTTGGTCGTCCTCAACCATTTCAACAAAGGCACTTGCTCTTACTTCTTGTAGCCAAGCACCAGCTTCTTCGTTGAACTTACGGTTAAATAGAATTTGGTAAGCTTTGTTCTTTAATGCTGAATCTGTACGGTCGACTTCACGACGGTCGAGAACTTCAACGATGTGCCAGCCATGAACAGTTTTAAATGGCGCGCTGATTTTACCTTCAGGTAGTGTCTCTACTTGGTGCTTGAATTCTGGTACGTACAAGTCAGGTGTTTGGTAGCCTAGCTCACCGTCTTGAACAGCTGAACCTGGGTCTTGGCTGTATTGCTGAGCAAGGTCACCAAAGCTCGCCTCACCAGCATTTACGCGACGCGTGATCTCTTCAAGTTGCTCTTTCGCACCGTCATCACTTAGGATCACCGTAGGCTTAATCAAAATATGGCGTGCATTCACTTCAGTTACCGCAACCGTTTCTAGGCCTTTCACATCTTCAATTTTTAGAATGTGGAAACCTACACCGCTGCGGAATGGGCCGATAATGCTGCCTTTATTCTGCATTTTGATTTGGTCAGCAAAGATGGTTGGCATCTCTTCTTTACGCATCCAACCCCAATTACCACCTTGTAGGGCTTTAGGGCCCTTAGAGTAAGTATAAGCCATGGTGCTGAAGTCTTTGCCTGAGTTTAGTTCTTCAACTAGATCTTTAGCTTGAGCTTCTAGCTCTTCTTTTGTTTGATCATCATTAAAGCGAAGTTGAATGTGACCAATTTTGTATTGAACCGTCGCGTTAGTCTCTTGCGCCAAGATGTCCGCAAGGTTATCGACTTCTGCTGGAAGAATGTTGATACGACGACGCACGAGAGCGTTACGAGCTTCGCTTGCTGCGATTTCTTTTCTTACTTGCTCACGAAAAGCGTTGTAGCTCAAGCCTTCTTCAGCAACCGATGCGGTAAGTTGTTCTACGGTTTGGTTGTTGTCTTTCGCGATGCCTTCGATTGCTTGATCAAGTCGTGCATCATCAATACGAACACCGATACGTTCCGCTTCTTGAGTTTGAATCGTATCGATGATCAGTTTTTCTAGCACTTGCTCATTAAGCACATCTTGCGATGGCAGTGTTTGACCACTTTTCTTAGCGTTTGCGCGTAGCGTTTTCATTGAAGCATCGATGTCGCTTTGTAAAATCACGCCTTCGTTCACGATCACTTTTACGCTGTCGAGTTCAACAGGCGCTGCGTAGCTTGTCGATAAAGTACAAGCCGCTGCGACAGCTATTAATTTGCGTTTCCACAATGTCATGTGTAATCCTTTAAATTTACTGATTTTTTATCAATAAAGAAAATTAGTTGTTTAAGAAGAATGGGCGACCGTAGCTCAATGAGTTGTCAGAGCTGCTATCTCCAACAGCGCCAGAGTCAGAACCGATATTGGTACCGAAACCAACAATACCGAAGTTCACACTGAAGTTGTTTTCATATTCAGGTGTGGTATTTGGATCACTAATGTTGTTCGTCAAACGGTTACTATAGGTAAAGCCGATGTACCAACAATCCGATCTGTAGTTTAAACGGGCTAACCACTCTAGATCTTCTTGTGTAGTTAAGTCATAGAAATATTGAGCACTTGTGCTCCACTTCGGTGAAATTTGGTAGGCACCAAGTAAGCCTGCTTGTGATATACCATCTCTTGTGATTGATGAGACGTCAAAATCTACAGTTTCATTTATGTATTCTTCTGTAACGTAGCGGTAGTTGGTCTGTATATAACCACCAGTAAAACGGTACTCTAAGGTACTGTTAGCAAGTTGCATCGAAGATGAGTCAATGTCGTATTGCACACCGCCATGGTAGAAAAGGTAATCATCATAATTGAAATCCATTTCAATAGCCCAAGATGAATAATTAGTCTTATCACTTGAGTCTTCACTGCTTAAAGTTTGCTTTGTATCTTTATCAAAATAGAAAATTTGACCAAAGGAGATGTTTAAGCGCTCTCGGTACTCATCATCAAAAAAGCGCGATGATGCGCCATAGCTAATTTGATTTGCTGACGCAATACGGTCTACACCACTGTATTTGCGGCTTCTAAATAAACCGTAGTAATCAGTCTGTAATAGCGTTGTATCGTAAAGACCAATTTCGCTTTGATCCTCTTCTGGAACATACAGGTACTGTATCTGAGGCTCTAGCGTTTGGGTATAGTTGCCAACAATGGTGGTATCTCGCTCAAGAACGATGCCGGCATGGCTTCTAAACTCAGGAATAACACGGCTAGCGGATTCTTCCAAACCTTCATAATCTGATCCTGCCCCGGTATTAACGCCATCAAGATCTTGCTGGTAGTATGTACCAAGTAGTCGAGCTTCGGTTGTCCAAGTACCCCAAGTATTCCCTACAGGAATTGTAATCCCAGGTTCAACGTGAACACGAGTCGCTGATGGTTTACCTGATGCGTCAGTGTCGAACAGCGAAACATGACTGATGAGGTCGAAATCTAGGTAATCCATTACCTCTGGAGCATAATAGTTATACTCGATTTGTGGCATGAGACGGTAAGGCAGGTTATTGCTGGTTGTAAGGACTTGGAAATCTCGAACAAGTACAGACGCATCCCAATTTTGAGAACGGTAGGTAGCTTGGCCTTCTTGTAACAGTTGACCATCTTCACGGTTACCGATACTGCTTGAACTAACGTCGGTGAAGTAATCGATATCACTGACTTTTGAGTAATCAATCTCAAATAACCAAGATTGCTGGAATATTCCCGAGTGTTCTAGTTGAGCACCCCAGCGATCACCTTTCTCTTCGAACTTTTTATCATCGGGGAGGTACTCGGACTTAATACTACCCGAGCCGAAATCGCTCAAGTAACGGAATTTACTGTTAAGCTGCGTTCCACGCTCTTGCATATACTTGAACGTTGTTTCCAAGTCGTAGTTTGGTGCCAAGTTCCAATACACTGGGATCTCAGCTTCAAAGCCATCGCTTGAACCGTACGAAACAGTTGGGTACAAGAAGCCGGTCTTACGCGTATCACCAATAGGAACAGTTAAATAAGGTAAGTAGAAAACCGGCACGCTCTGGATTTCAAAACGCGGGTTATAAAACGTTGCTTGTTCTTCATTTTGGTCGACGTCGATACTTGAAGCTCTTAGACGCCAAGCGTTATCACCAATAGGGCAAGAGGTGATTGAGCCATCTTCAATTTCATAAACAGCTTTGCCTGTTTTGGATATGTATACCGCATCACCACGGCCTGGTTCGCAAAGAAACTCGTAATCGGTATTTTCTAGCGTCATTTCATCTGTAGTCAGATTGTTAGTCGCTCTGTCTGACACCGATTTGATTTGACCATCACTAAAATTTACGTTGCCTTCAGCTACAACGATGTTTTCTTGTTGGTGAAGGGTTACATTATCGGCAAGGATAGTCTTATTTCCTTGCGTAACTCTTACATCACCTGAATATATTGCCTTATCACCATTGATAGCCTCTAAGCGATCTGATTCCACATGAGCGGGCAGTTGTGTCTCGTTTTCGGCAGCGGGTTCGATCAAGCATTGATCTATAGAGGGCATTTCCTGCACACTACTATCGGTTATTGTTTCAGCTTGAGTTGTCGACACGTATAAGGCGGTGCTTATAGACGCGGCTAACAAGGTGCGGGAAAAACATTGCATGAAGTTGAACTATCCTGTGTCACTAGATGAAGGGTTGATCTAGTATCAATCCAATTAATAAAGCATTTTCCTTATGATAAAGGAAATATTAGCATTCAGCACCATAAGACAGCAGTACTCAGATAAAATTCATAGATAGAGAACACATAATGCAAATATTTGGCAAAATTTTGGGCGCTTTTTTTGGCTTTTTATTTGGAGGTCCGCTTGGTCTAATTTTTGGCCTATTTTTAGGGCACCAATTCGATAAAGCTCGTCAATTGACCCAATCGGGTTTTAATACATCTGGTTTTGGACGAGGGCCGAGCCAAGCCGAAAGGCAAAATGAGTTTTTCAAATCTGCTTTTGCAGTTATGGGACACGTTGCTAAAGCCAAAGGCCAGGTTACGCCAGAAGAGATTCAGCTCGCTTCTACGATGATGGAGCGTATGAATCTACATGGTGAGCAACGTAAAGCGGCACAAGATGCATTCCGTGATGGTAAAGAGAGCGACTTCCCGTTAAGTGATGTACTTGAACGCGTAAAGATCTCGTCAGGTGGGCGTTTTGATCTTTTGCAGTTCTTCCTAGAGCTTCAAGTTTCAGCAGCATTTGCAGATGGAAGCCTGCACCCAAGTGAGCGTCAGGTTTTGCATAAGATTGCTCAAGGCCTTGGCTTCTCTGCAGAGCAACTCGAGCGTCGTTTGCAAATGCAAGAAGCGGCATTCCGTTTCCAGCAACAGGGCGGAAGCTTCGGTGGCGGTCATCACCAAGGTCAGTCATCTGGCTGGCAACAAGCTTCACAACAAAACCAATTGGCGGATGCCTTTAAGGTTCTTGATGTGAGCGAAAGTGCCGACGGTAAAGAAGTGAAGAAAGCCTACCGAAAGCTGATGAATGAACATCACCCAGATAAGTTGATAGCGAAAGGTTTACCACCAGAGATGATGAACGTTGCGAAAGAAAAATCGCAAGAAATTCAAAATGCTTACGACCTAATCAAGAAGGTTAAAGGTTTTAAATAACATTACTAGAGTCGCTTCATTGGAGCGACTCTTTTTGTTTAAAGGAATAAATATGACAATGGATTATCAAGATGTTCTGGATTTTTGGTTTGATGAATTGACACCAAAGGATTGGTTTACTGGCGGTGAAAAAATTGATGCTTTGATTAATGATCGATTCTCAGACTTACACCAAATTGCGATTCAAGGAGAGCTGTTTGAATGGCGTCAAAATGCACAAGGGCGTTTAGCTGAGATTATTGTACTGGACCAGTTTTCGAGAAATATTGGCAGAAACAGCTCAGTCGCATTTTCGGCTGACCCTATGGCGTTAGCATTAGCTCAAGAAGCGGTCGCAGGTGGTTTTGACCATCAGCTTAGCCAACAACAGAAAAGCTTTTTGTACATGCCTTATATGCACAGTGAATCTCTGGTGATTCATGAGCAAGCCGTTGAGCTTTTTTCTCAAACCGGACTAGAGAACAATTTGGATTTTGAGTTTAAGCACAAGGTTATCATT is a genomic window of Vibrio sp. ED004 containing:
- a CDS encoding DUF924 family protein — its product is MTMDYQDVLDFWFDELTPKDWFTGGEKIDALINDRFSDLHQIAIQGELFEWRQNAQGRLAEIIVLDQFSRNIGRNSSVAFSADPMALALAQEAVAGGFDHQLSQQQKSFLYMPYMHSESLVIHEQAVELFSQTGLENNLDFEFKHKVIIERFGRYPHRNEVLGRTSTPEEFEFLQQPDSSF
- the djlA gene encoding co-chaperone DjlA, which gives rise to MQIFGKILGAFFGFLFGGPLGLIFGLFLGHQFDKARQLTQSGFNTSGFGRGPSQAERQNEFFKSAFAVMGHVAKAKGQVTPEEIQLASTMMERMNLHGEQRKAAQDAFRDGKESDFPLSDVLERVKISSGGRFDLLQFFLELQVSAAFADGSLHPSERQVLHKIAQGLGFSAEQLERRLQMQEAAFRFQQQGGSFGGGHHQGQSSGWQQASQQNQLADAFKVLDVSESADGKEVKKAYRKLMNEHHPDKLIAKGLPPEMMNVAKEKSQEIQNAYDLIKKVKGFK
- the surA gene encoding peptidylprolyl isomerase SurA, which translates into the protein MTLWKRKLIAVAAACTLSTSYAAPVELDSVKVIVNEGVILQSDIDASMKTLRANAKKSGQTLPSQDVLNEQVLEKLIIDTIQTQEAERIGVRIDDARLDQAIEGIAKDNNQTVEQLTASVAEEGLSYNAFREQVRKEIAASEARNALVRRRINILPAEVDNLADILAQETNATVQYKIGHIQLRFNDDQTKEELEAQAKDLVEELNSGKDFSTMAYTYSKGPKALQGGNWGWMRKEEMPTIFADQIKMQNKGSIIGPFRSGVGFHILKIEDVKGLETVAVTEVNARHILIKPTVILSDDGAKEQLEEITRRVNAGEASFGDLAQQYSQDPGSAVQDGELGYQTPDLYVPEFKHQVETLPEGKISAPFKTVHGWHIVEVLDRREVDRTDSALKNKAYQILFNRKFNEEAGAWLQEVRASAFVEMVEDDQDDN
- the lptD gene encoding LPS assembly protein LptD; this translates as MQCFSRTLLAASISTALYVSTTQAETITDSSVQEMPSIDQCLIEPAAENETQLPAHVESDRLEAINGDKAIYSGDVRVTQGNKTILADNVTLHQQENIVVAEGNVNFSDGQIKSVSDRATNNLTTDEMTLENTDYEFLCEPGRGDAVYISKTGKAVYEIEDGSITSCPIGDNAWRLRASSIDVDQNEEQATFYNPRFEIQSVPVFYLPYLTVPIGDTRKTGFLYPTVSYGSSDGFEAEIPVYWNLAPNYDLETTFKYMQERGTQLNSKFRYLSDFGSGSIKSEYLPDDKKFEEKGDRWGAQLEHSGIFQQSWLFEIDYSKVSDIDYFTDVSSSSIGNREDGQLLQEGQATYRSQNWDASVLVRDFQVLTTSNNLPYRLMPQIEYNYYAPEVMDYLDFDLISHVSLFDTDASGKPSATRVHVEPGITIPVGNTWGTWTTEARLLGTYYQQDLDGVNTGAGSDYEGLEESASRVIPEFRSHAGIVLERDTTIVGNYTQTLEPQIQYLYVPEEDQSEIGLYDTTLLQTDYYGLFRSRKYSGVDRIASANQISYGASSRFFDDEYRERLNISFGQIFYFDKDTKQTLSSEDSSDKTNYSSWAIEMDFNYDDYLFYHGGVQYDIDSSSMQLANSTLEYRFTGGYIQTNYRYVTEEYINETVDFDVSSITRDGISQAGLLGAYQISPKWSTSAQYFYDLTTQEDLEWLARLNYRSDCWYIGFTYSNRLTNNISDPNTTPEYENNFSVNFGIVGFGTNIGSDSGAVGDSSSDNSLSYGRPFFLNN
- the pdxA gene encoding 4-hydroxythreonine-4-phosphate dehydrogenase PdxA; this translates as MTTKRIVITAGEPAGIGPDLTLALSQESWPHQLVVCADKTLLAERAKILGIDVELLDYDADAAKQPQRSGTLVVKHVPLAETAIAGQLNEANGHYVLNTLETAAIGCMNDEFDAIVTGPVHKGVINRAGVAFSGHTEFFAEKSNTPLVVMMLATEGLRVALVTTHIPLAYVSQAVTEDRLEQIIAILNKDLVEKFAIEKPTIYVCGLNPHAGEDGCLGREEIETITPTLEKIRQKDGINLVGPLPADTIFNEKYLQDADAVLGMYHDQVLPVLKYKGFGRSVNITLGLPFIRTSVDHGTALDLAGKGQADTGSFRTALTHAIELVEKKQ